The genome window TCATCGGGTGATGTCCTGCACCGTCCCCTTCGCGAGCCGCAGGCGCCTGGTGGCCCTGCGGGCGACCGCCGAGTCGTGTGTGACCACGATCATGGTGATCCCCTCCGCGCACAGCCCCTCGAGCAGCGCGAGGATCTCATCGCGCATGCTCTCGTCGAGATTGCCCGTGGGTTCGTCCGCGAGCAGCACGCGGGGCCGCTTCACGATCGCACGCGCGATCGCCACGCGCTGCTGCTGACCGCCCGACAGCTCGGTGGGCAGGTGGTCGCCGCGGTCGGCGAGCCCCACATGAGCGAGAGCTTCGGCGACCCGAGTCGCGCGCTCGGTGCGGCTCAGCTCGGTCGGCTCGAGAGCCATGTTCACGTTCTCCGCCGCCGTCAGCGTGGGAATCAGGTTGAATCCCTGGAAGACGAAGCCGATCTCCTCGGCGCGGATGCGACTGAGCTCGCGCGCGGATGCCGAGGCCAGCTCGATGTCACCGAGCTTCAGAGAACCGGACGACGGCTTGTCGAGCGCACCGAGCATCTGCAGCAGAGTCGACTTGCCCCCTCCGGTCGGGCCCTGGATCGTGACGAACTCACCGGGGTGGATGGTGAGGTCGACGCCCGTCAGGGCCTTCACCGTGCGCCCCTTCTGCGTGTAGGTGCGTGTGACATCCTGCGCGCGGTACAGCGGTGCCGTGGCATCCGTGCCGTTCGCGGCCGGAGCGATATCTGCGATGGTCATGTCCGTGTCTCCTTGTCTGTGACGTGTGTTCGCGAGTCCGTCAGGCGACGGATCGCAGGGCTTCTGCCGGGCTGAGACGCGCAGCGCGCCAGCCCCCGAACGCTCCGGCCACAAGGCCACCGAGCACTGCGAGACCGACCGCGGCGACCAGCACCCACAGTGTGAACGGAGCCTGCAGCACGATGTCGGCCGCCTGCTGGGTCTGGAACATGCCGCCTCCCCCGGTCGGGCCGCCGCCCATGCCCCCGGGGCCGCCTTCCGCGTTGCCCGCGGCCGCGGCGGCGACCGTCGGCTTCACGAGGTTGATGACGACGATCCCGGCGATCCCGAGCGCCAGTCCCACGGCGCCTCCGATCAGCCCCTGGACCATGGACTCACCCGCGACCTGGCGCACGACGCGTCCGTTCGACCAGCCGATCGCCTTGAGAGTGCCGAACTCGCGGGTGCGGCGGGAGACCCCGGACAGGGTCAGCAGCACCGAGAGCAGCACGGCCACCGCGAGCACGATGATCGACAGCCACGTGCCGAGGTTCGTGATCAGCGAGGTGGCGCTGGACAGCGACCCCGAGACGGTCGAGGCGAGCTCCGACTGCGACGTGATCGTCGCGTCCGGCAGCTCGTCGGCGAGGGCGCCCTGCACCGTGTCGATCGACGATGCGGACTCCGCCTGGACGTACACGGTCGAGATGACATCGCCGGCACCGGAGAGCTGCTGAGCGGTGTCGAGCGGCAGATACACGTTCGCCGCGGTGTCGGCGGAGTCGGAGGTGGAGGCCACGACCCCGACGACCTCGACATCGGAGCCGGCGACATCGATGGTGTCGCCGACCGCGATCTCGTTCGTGGTCGCGTAGGTGGAATCGACGAGGGCGACGAGGGCACCGGCATCATCGGTGTCGAGAGCGCGACCGTCACTGATCGCGACGGAGGCGAGTGGCCCCACTGAGGTCACGGCGGGGTCGATCCCGAGAACGGTGAACGAGTCGACGCCGAACGATCCGCCGCCGGCGCCGTCCGTGCCGCCCTGCGGCGGAGTCTGGCCCTCGGTCGGCGCGGTTCCCTCGGTCGCGCCGTCCTGCGCGCCGAACCCACCGCTCGGAAGCTCGCCCGAGAAGGTCGAGTTGGTGAGGCTCAGGGCCGCGGATGCTGCGGTCACGCCCTCGGTCGAGGTGACCGTGTCGAGAACGGACGACTCGAGCGTCCCACGCATGAAGTCCGTCATCAGCGTCGACTGGCTGAGAGTGGTCGTGTCTCCGTCCGTGGCTCCGTCTTCGGATCCGAAGTCGAAGCGCTGCCCGCCGCCCTCCCCCGGTTCCGCCGCGGCACCGGTCACCGTGAGGTCGGTGCCGACTCCGTACACCGACTCCAGGGCCTGTGCCTGCGCATCGCGCACTCCCGCTGTGAGGGCGTTGACGATGATCACCAGAGCGATCGCGATCGCGAGTCCGATCGCGACGATCCACGTCTGCTTCTTGCGGCCCGCCAACTCTCGCCGCAGATATGTCCCGTACATGTGTCTCCTTACGCCGCGCCGTTCGCGGGCCGATCACGACGCTAAAGAGCGCAGTTTTGCGAGATCGAGGGCGGAGTGATGAGAAGCCTATGGAGCGCGCATCTCACAGGAGACGCATAGCGCTCTCCATAGAAACCCCATAGGTGATTCCGCAGAATGTACTCATGAGCTCCGATCTCCCCGAACTGCGCCGCCCCGACGGCTCGCCCCTGCGCATCCTCGCCGTCGACGACGAGCAGATGCTCACCGACCTGCTGGCGATGGCGCTGCGCATGGAGGGCTGGGAGGTGCGAACCGCTTCGTCCGGCCTCGAAGCCCTTCAGGTCGCACGCGAGTTCGAACCCGACGCGCTCGTGCTCGACATCATGATGCCCGACCTCGACGGCATGGCCGTGCTGCGGCGTCTGCGCGAGTCCGGCAGCCTCGTTCCCGTGCTCTTCCTCACCGCGAAGGATGCCGTCGGCGATCGAGTGGCCGGACTCACCGCGGGTGGAGACGACTATGTCACGAAGCCCTTCAGCCTCGAAGAGGTCATCGCGCGTCTGCGTGCGATCATCCGCCGTACGGGGCACGCGACGGCCGACGACGGCCAGTCGATCCTCCGAGTCGCCGACCTCACCCTCAACGAGGACAGCCACGAGGTCGTGCGCGACGGCACCGAGATCGAGCTGACCGCGACCGAGTTCGAACTGCTCCGCTACCTGATGCGCAATGAGCGCCGTGTGCTGTCGAAGGCCCAGATCCTCGACCGCGTCTGGAGCTACGACTTCGGCGGCAAGTCCTCGGTGGTCGAGCTGTACATCTCGTACCTCCGCAAGAAGATCGACGCCGGACGCACCCCTCTGCTGCACACCGTGCGAGGCGTCGGCTACATGATCAAGGCGCCTCAGTGAGCTCGACGAGGATGACGCGACGGCCGATGAGCCTGCAGACGCGGCTGATGACAGCCGTGA of Microbacterium sp. LWH13-1.2 contains these proteins:
- a CDS encoding FtsX-like permease family protein, with amino-acid sequence MYGTYLRRELAGRKKQTWIVAIGLAIAIALVIIVNALTAGVRDAQAQALESVYGVGTDLTVTGAAAEPGEGGGQRFDFGSEDGATDGDTTTLSQSTLMTDFMRGTLESSVLDTVTSTEGVTAASAALSLTNSTFSGELPSGGFGAQDGATEGTAPTEGQTPPQGGTDGAGGGSFGVDSFTVLGIDPAVTSVGPLASVAISDGRALDTDDAGALVALVDSTYATTNEIAVGDTIDVAGSDVEVVGVVASTSDSADTAANVYLPLDTAQQLSGAGDVISTVYVQAESASSIDTVQGALADELPDATITSQSELASTVSGSLSSATSLITNLGTWLSIIVLAVAVLLSVLLTLSGVSRRTREFGTLKAIGWSNGRVVRQVAGESMVQGLIGGAVGLALGIAGIVVINLVKPTVAAAAAGNAEGGPGGMGGGPTGGGGMFQTQQAADIVLQAPFTLWVLVAAVGLAVLGGLVAGAFGGWRAARLSPAEALRSVA
- a CDS encoding response regulator transcription factor; the protein is MSSDLPELRRPDGSPLRILAVDDEQMLTDLLAMALRMEGWEVRTASSGLEALQVAREFEPDALVLDIMMPDLDGMAVLRRLRESGSLVPVLFLTAKDAVGDRVAGLTAGGDDYVTKPFSLEEVIARLRAIIRRTGHATADDGQSILRVADLTLNEDSHEVVRDGTEIELTATEFELLRYLMRNERRVLSKAQILDRVWSYDFGGKSSVVELYISYLRKKIDAGRTPLLHTVRGVGYMIKAPQ
- a CDS encoding ABC transporter ATP-binding protein; the protein is MTIADIAPAANGTDATAPLYRAQDVTRTYTQKGRTVKALTGVDLTIHPGEFVTIQGPTGGGKSTLLQMLGALDKPSSGSLKLGDIELASASARELSRIRAEEIGFVFQGFNLIPTLTAAENVNMALEPTELSRTERATRVAEALAHVGLADRGDHLPTELSGGQQQRVAIARAIVKRPRVLLADEPTGNLDESMRDEILALLEGLCAEGITMIVVTHDSAVARRATRRLRLAKGTVQDITR